A single genomic interval of Patescibacteria group bacterium harbors:
- a CDS encoding Bro-N domain-containing protein, translated as MPKPAQLPLPEEGESKIDVFRKQDVRKIIHKKEWWFSVKDVLEALTDATDGTEYAADLRKSDSNLDTAYTEIVKELPFYSKGENINLEFTSIEGLFRLMQSVPTEKAEHFKKWLAKVGFERLQEINNPDLAIKRAMTIYRSKGYSDEWIDARIRNKASRELITKEWSKRGVASHISLLTDAISEGTFGIKTAKHKEIKGLAKQSLRDNMTPIELTLTTLGEQATKEITQSIKPTGLQQNMTVAQQGGRIAGAARINIENATNKKVVSSTNYLTDQQRINNSKESAEFDKAMKKYIKINTKNSNPQNGAKLGLSSGEIVENKNFSGPLKIIVNESFNEKASSDFKNIIQDYVGDDKVFFKVTKDGDPSIFETGHKVDNCSSLHNELKKKLGDLITIIL; from the coding sequence ATGCCAAAACCAGCTCAATTACCACTGCCCGAAGAAGGTGAAAGCAAAATTGATGTATTTCGCAAACAGGACGTCAGAAAAATTATTCATAAAAAAGAATGGTGGTTTTCTGTTAAGGATGTACTCGAAGCACTTACTGACGCTACTGATGGTACAGAATATGCAGCCGACCTACGCAAAAGTGACTCTAATCTTGACACGGCATACACTGAAATCGTCAAAGAACTACCCTTTTATTCAAAAGGTGAAAATATTAATTTAGAGTTTACTAGCATCGAAGGTCTTTTTCGATTAATGCAATCTGTCCCAACCGAAAAAGCGGAACATTTTAAAAAGTGGCTAGCAAAGGTGGGTTTTGAACGACTACAAGAAATAAACAACCCCGACCTAGCGATTAAACGTGCAATGACAATCTATCGATCCAAGGGGTATAGCGATGAATGGATTGACGCAAGAATTAGAAACAAAGCAAGCAGAGAGTTAATAACCAAGGAATGGAGTAAAAGAGGGGTAGCCTCACATATATCACTTCTTACAGATGCAATTTCAGAAGGAACGTTTGGAATAAAAACTGCAAAACATAAAGAAATCAAAGGGTTAGCCAAACAAAGCTTAAGAGATAATATGACACCGATAGAATTAACCTTAACAACACTTGGGGAACAGGCAACTAAAGAAATTACGCAAAGCATTAAGCCAACAGGTTTACAACAGAATATGACTGTAGCCCAGCAAGGTGGAAGAATAGCGGGGGCTGCCCGTATAAATATTGAGAATGCTACAAACAAAAAAGTTGTTTCTTCTACTAACTACCTGACAGACCAACAAAGAATCAATAATTCAAAAGAGAGTGCAGAATTTGATAAGGCAATGAAAAAATACATAAAAATTAACACTAAAAATAGCAATCCACAAAATGGAGCAAAGTTGGGTCTATCCAGCGGTGAAATAGTTGAGAACAAAAATTTTAGTGGTCCTCTTAAAATAATAGTTAACGAATCTTTTAACGAAAAAGCTTCATCGGATTTCAAAAATATAATTCAAGATTATGTTGGTGATGATAAAGTATTTTTTAAAGTTACAAAAGATGGCGACCCAAGTATCTTCGAAACTGGCCATAAGGTAGATAACTGCTCTTCTCTTCATAATGAATTAAAAAAGAAACTTGGTGACTTAATAACTATTATTCTATAG
- a CDS encoding AAA family ATPase, giving the protein MDNKKYKFSKIKISTEDCGEFENYYDTQGNILEEIASLSHINIFVGANNSGKSRFMRALSKIRNLSFLRIELDDNHDKLLNKLITVKENLSLVVEKHDNIVRFKVGNKEYLRESFIANIEALIKTLSFHSGILTDNKVVGINSASKELEHLFAEIISKNISNVQNRGGSPEIFKNELQGLLISEDGIIDELEKCDFSYVDFKKYYIPTLRNLHCFNDWLVDITILSSQIRNGKNNSGDFFQDRVHDAYYSKNYDGSSPAKYIPDVVFTGQDMYRRIRKMLLNKREERKKVEKYQRFLAEYIFNVNEVTLIPGEEGNEKSDEVLLVQIGDKEHKIYDYGDGVQALIILTFPLFDCDDGLFFIEEPEVHLHPGMQRRLIEIFKAVNGKYGKNHQYFITTHSNHLLDLTLDYEGISVYNFRQDVGDKKVIKQVSQGDSSTLKLLGVQNSSIFLSNKTIWVEGISDRWYIREYLRMYSEKKKSEDNNFKEINEDIDYSFVEYGGNNITHWSFLDEEEMPINIERLCGEAFLVVDSDGYNVKPSENQETTKKKMRIKKLREAMGNDFYELPCREIENVLPISLIKKIIESYPKNKNVNVVIKEGLKRRYSHRDVYLGRFIENKIVAENQGLRKRLFSSSSGTVSDKRDFCKKASQIMQKDKMTIDLFDNNGENIAYELAKNIYNFIVE; this is encoded by the coding sequence ATGGATAACAAAAAGTATAAATTTTCAAAAATCAAAATTAGCACGGAGGATTGTGGAGAATTTGAGAATTATTATGATACTCAAGGAAATATCTTGGAGGAAATTGCTAGTCTTTCACATATAAATATTTTTGTTGGAGCAAATAATTCGGGGAAAAGTCGGTTCATGAGAGCTTTATCAAAAATTAGGAATTTAAGCTTTTTAAGGATTGAACTTGACGATAACCATGATAAACTATTGAATAAATTAATTACTGTAAAAGAGAATCTATCTTTAGTCGTAGAGAAACATGATAATATTGTTCGGTTTAAAGTTGGCAATAAAGAATATCTGAGGGAGAGCTTTATTGCGAACATTGAAGCTTTAATAAAAACACTTTCGTTTCATAGCGGTATTCTTACAGATAATAAAGTGGTTGGAATAAACTCGGCATCGAAAGAGCTGGAGCATTTGTTTGCTGAAATTATTTCTAAAAACATTTCTAATGTTCAGAATCGCGGAGGTTCGCCTGAAATATTTAAAAATGAATTACAAGGTTTATTGATTAGTGAAGATGGAATAATTGATGAGTTAGAAAAGTGTGATTTTTCATATGTTGATTTTAAAAAATATTACATTCCAACGCTTAGAAATTTACATTGCTTTAATGACTGGCTAGTTGATATAACTATACTTTCTTCACAAATCAGGAATGGGAAAAATAATTCAGGAGATTTTTTTCAAGACAGGGTTCATGATGCATACTATTCTAAGAATTATGATGGCTCATCACCAGCTAAGTATATACCAGATGTTGTTTTTACGGGGCAGGACATGTACAGGAGAATTAGAAAAATGCTTTTAAACAAGAGGGAAGAAAGAAAAAAGGTTGAGAAGTATCAAAGATTTCTAGCTGAATATATTTTTAATGTTAATGAGGTAACTTTAATTCCAGGGGAGGAAGGTAACGAGAAGAGCGATGAGGTGTTATTGGTGCAAATTGGAGACAAGGAGCATAAAATTTACGATTATGGTGATGGCGTTCAGGCCTTAATTATTTTAACATTCCCTTTATTTGATTGTGATGACGGTTTGTTTTTTATTGAAGAGCCAGAAGTTCATTTGCATCCAGGTATGCAAAGAAGGTTAATAGAAATTTTTAAGGCAGTTAATGGTAAATACGGTAAAAACCATCAGTATTTTATAACTACGCATTCAAACCATTTACTAGATTTAACCTTGGATTATGAGGGGATTTCTGTTTATAATTTTAGGCAAGATGTTGGAGATAAAAAAGTAATAAAACAAGTTAGTCAAGGTGATAGTAGTACATTGAAGCTACTTGGAGTTCAAAACTCTTCTATATTTTTGAGTAATAAGACTATTTGGGTTGAAGGTATTTCTGATAGGTGGTATATACGAGAGTATTTAAGAATGTATAGCGAAAAAAAGAAAAGTGAAGATAATAATTTTAAAGAAATTAATGAAGATATAGACTATTCTTTTGTTGAATATGGCGGAAATAATATTACTCATTGGTCTTTTTTAGACGAGGAAGAGATGCCAATAAATATAGAGAGATTATGTGGTGAGGCTTTTCTTGTGGTTGATAGCGATGGCTACAATGTCAAGCCTAGCGAAAATCAAGAAACAACAAAAAAGAAAATGAGAATTAAGAAATTAAGAGAGGCAATGGGAAATGATTTTTATGAATTGCCATGCAGAGAAATAGAGAATGTTTTGCCAATTAGTTTAATAAAAAAAATTATTGAAAGTTATCCAAAAAATAAGAACGTTAATGTTGTAATCAAAGAAGGACTGAAAAGACGATATTCTCATAGGGATGTTTACTTAGGTAGATTTATTGAAAATAAAATAGTAGCTGAAAATCAAGGACTAAGAAAGAGGTTATTTTCTAGCTCTTCGGGGACAGTAAGTGATAAAAGAGATTTTTGTAAAAAAGCAAGTCAAATAATGCAAAAGGATAAAATGACCATAGATTTATTTGACAATAACGGTGAAAATATAGCATATGAGTTAGCGAAGAATATCTATAACTTTATTGTAGAATAA
- a CDS encoding DUF559 domain-containing protein gives MSKKKFNQKIKKPLTKEFLTEEYINKNKTSTQIMKENNLSASKVIKRLGKLGVKKPSELKFKKGNPGLKTTKALKKMYREEKLSIVQIAEKLNMTPGSVTSLFKRRCIPISKELRYERTRRNDKLRIRRLKNKTNIKKLVKEGNKQRIRKIGTRCKEETKLLLSEKAIDRGIKNTQRTKEEIKTSDILKTIKHINHVEQVGMKILENNKYKTGYIVDFLIPGKERRQIILEIDGFHHYKMPEIINKDEIENNYLCQSGFSVIRIKAEFANESTIKKSIELAKKEKGCVILKCDEKIEIIRQKQGKNNKFKTEINIYNHITKKVHKQIIDLR, from the coding sequence ATGAGCAAGAAGAAATTTAACCAAAAAATTAAAAAACCACTTACAAAAGAATTTTTAACTGAAGAATATATAAATAAAAATAAAACATCAACTCAAATCATGAAAGAAAACAATCTATCAGCAAGTAAGGTTATAAAACGTTTAGGAAAGCTTGGTGTAAAAAAACCATCTGAACTAAAATTTAAAAAAGGCAATCCAGGGCTGAAAACAACAAAGGCGCTTAAAAAAATGTATCGTGAAGAAAAATTAAGCATTGTTCAGATAGCAGAAAAACTAAACATGACCCCGGGCTCAGTTACCAGCCTATTTAAAAGAAGATGTATCCCAATAAGTAAAGAGTTAAGATATGAAAGAACAAGACGAAATGATAAATTGCGCATAAGAAGATTAAAAAACAAAACTAATATAAAAAAACTTGTAAAAGAAGGGAACAAACAACGTATCAGAAAAATAGGAACTAGATGTAAAGAGGAAACAAAATTATTATTAAGTGAAAAAGCAATTGACAGAGGAATCAAGAATACTCAACGAACAAAAGAGGAAATTAAAACAAGCGATATACTGAAAACAATTAAACACATAAATCATGTTGAACAAGTTGGTATGAAAATATTAGAAAACAACAAATATAAAACAGGCTATATTGTCGATTTTCTTATTCCGGGGAAAGAAAGACGACAAATTATTTTAGAAATTGATGGTTTTCATCACTACAAAATGCCAGAAATAATAAATAAGGACGAAATTGAAAATAATTATCTATGCCAATCTGGTTTTTCAGTAATAAGGATCAAAGCAGAATTTGCAAACGAATCAACGATTAAAAAGAGTATTGAACTAGCAAAAAAAGAAAAAGGCTGTGTAATATTGAAATGTGACGAAAAGATTGAAATCATTAGACAAAAACAGGGAAAAAATAATAAATTTAAGACGGAAATAAATATCTATAATCATATAACCAAAAAAGTTCATAAACAAATTATAGACTTGCGCTAA